A portion of the Achromobacter sp. MFA1 R4 genome contains these proteins:
- the lnt gene encoding apolipoprotein N-acyltransferase: MTQPPRGRLLRGAAGLVLAGAVHALTFAPGPLPGWALAFTQVVALAILARVTLYAPSARQAWLRGWLFSFASYALGLYWIFISLHRYGDLAAPLAVAAVLALSAFLALFPATANALARRYAPLAADSAPSRILSATLAWAAMWAAFEWLRAVLLTGFPWLNIGYAQVDSPIAGWAPLLGVHGMAFLAAFVAAAIASLWQPARKAAMGPRHALAAGVAVALAAAGWPLSRIDWSAPVGDPLNVRLVQGNIGQSQKFDPALLEQSVRRHLELTAMPPAPGVPAPQLVILPETVLPIFQDQLDPRVWEVWRDLARQRNTVIAMGVPLHDRVDGRERYTNSVIGFDGATPIEQLVAGNTAMRYDKRHLVPWGEYVPPGFHWFVDMLNIPLGDFDRGRERQTPFAVGGQHIAFNICYEDLFGPDLLPALQPGPNGEPGATILVNVSNLGWFGDSWALRQHLQIGRLRTMETARPMLTATNTGVTAAIDAKGRVAAQLATHQAGVLPVSVQGMTGLTPYARFGDKTALALIGLALIAAVGSARRPRRG; the protein is encoded by the coding sequence ATGACCCAACCCCCGCGCGGCCGACTCCTGCGCGGCGCCGCCGGCCTCGTGCTGGCGGGCGCCGTCCACGCCCTCACCTTTGCCCCCGGCCCGCTGCCCGGCTGGGCGCTGGCGTTCACCCAGGTCGTGGCGCTGGCCATCCTGGCCCGGGTCACGCTGTACGCGCCCTCGGCCAGGCAGGCCTGGCTGCGCGGCTGGCTATTCAGCTTTGCCAGCTACGCGCTGGGCCTGTACTGGATCTTCATCAGCCTGCACCGCTACGGCGACCTGGCCGCCCCGCTGGCGGTGGCCGCGGTGCTGGCGCTGTCCGCGTTTCTCGCGCTCTTTCCCGCCACGGCCAATGCGCTGGCGCGCCGCTACGCCCCGCTGGCCGCCGACTCGGCGCCCTCCCGCATCCTGTCCGCCACGCTCGCCTGGGCGGCCATGTGGGCCGCGTTCGAATGGCTGCGCGCGGTGCTCCTGACCGGATTCCCGTGGCTGAACATCGGCTACGCGCAGGTCGACAGCCCCATCGCGGGCTGGGCGCCGCTGCTCGGCGTGCACGGCATGGCGTTCCTGGCCGCGTTCGTCGCGGCGGCCATCGCCAGCCTGTGGCAGCCCGCCCGCAAGGCCGCCATGGGGCCGCGCCACGCGCTGGCCGCCGGCGTCGCGGTCGCGCTGGCGGCGGCGGGCTGGCCCCTGTCCCGCATCGACTGGTCGGCGCCCGTCGGCGACCCGCTCAACGTGCGGCTGGTCCAGGGCAACATCGGGCAGTCCCAGAAATTCGATCCCGCGCTGCTGGAGCAGAGCGTGCGACGGCACCTGGAGCTGACGGCCATGCCGCCCGCGCCCGGCGTGCCCGCGCCCCAGTTGGTGATCCTGCCGGAAACCGTGCTGCCCATCTTCCAGGACCAACTCGACCCGCGCGTCTGGGAAGTCTGGCGCGACCTGGCCCGGCAGCGCAACACGGTCATCGCCATGGGCGTGCCGCTGCACGACCGCGTCGACGGCCGCGAACGCTACACCAACAGCGTCATCGGCTTCGATGGCGCGACGCCCATCGAACAGCTCGTGGCCGGCAACACCGCCATGCGCTACGACAAGCGCCACCTGGTGCCGTGGGGCGAATACGTGCCGCCGGGCTTTCACTGGTTCGTCGACATGCTGAACATCCCGCTGGGCGACTTCGACCGCGGCCGCGAGCGACAGACGCCCTTTGCCGTGGGTGGCCAGCATATCGCGTTCAACATCTGCTACGAAGACCTCTTCGGCCCCGACCTGCTGCCCGCGCTGCAGCCCGGTCCCAATGGCGAGCCCGGCGCGACCATCCTGGTCAACGTCAGCAACCTGGGCTGGTTCGGCGATAGCTGGGCCCTGCGCCAGCATCTGCAGATCGGGCGCCTGCGCACCATGGAAACCGCGCGTCCCATGCTGACCGCCACCAACACGGGCGTCACCGCCGCGATCGACGCCAAGGGCCGCGTCGCCGCGCAGCTTGCCACGCACCAGGCGGGCGTGCTGCCCGTGTCCGTGCAGGGCATGACGGGGCTCACGCCCTATGCGCGTTTCGGCGACAAGACCGCGCTGGCCTTGATCGGCCTGGCGCTCATCGCCGCGGTGGGCAGCGCCCGCCGCCCGCGCCGCGGCTGA
- a CDS encoding aldo/keto reductase: MAITRIGLGAWAMGGNGWAVGWGAQDDSESIEAIRHAVDRGINWIDTAAVYGLGHAEDIVRQALAQMPRGDRPYVFTKCGLTWSPEQPLAPPRRTGAPSSIRRELEGSLRRLGVERIDLYQMHWPAGDGTPLEAYWQELLDLKQAGKVRAIGLSNHNLAQLRAAEYLGHVDTLQPPFSAIQRTAASDLIPWCAANGTGVIVYSPMHSGLLTGTFSVQRARALPPDDWRARHPDFRSPDLERNLALADAFKPIAERHGATVAAAAAAWTLAWPGVTGAILGARSASQVDGLIGAAELELDADDMQAIADAIELTGAGSGPLRPPDETGSLPANLFA; encoded by the coding sequence ATGGCGATCACGCGTATCGGCCTGGGCGCCTGGGCCATGGGCGGCAACGGCTGGGCGGTGGGGTGGGGCGCGCAGGACGATAGCGAATCCATCGAGGCGATCCGGCACGCGGTCGACCGGGGCATCAACTGGATCGATACGGCGGCCGTGTATGGGTTGGGCCACGCCGAGGACATCGTGCGCCAGGCGCTGGCGCAGATGCCGCGGGGTGATCGGCCCTATGTCTTCACCAAGTGCGGTCTGACCTGGTCGCCGGAGCAACCGCTGGCGCCGCCGCGGCGTACCGGCGCGCCGTCCAGCATCCGCCGCGAGCTTGAAGGGTCGCTGCGGCGGCTGGGCGTCGAGCGTATCGACCTCTACCAGATGCATTGGCCGGCGGGTGACGGCACGCCGCTGGAGGCGTATTGGCAGGAGTTGCTGGACCTGAAGCAGGCCGGGAAGGTGAGGGCGATCGGGCTGTCGAACCACAACCTGGCGCAATTGCGGGCTGCCGAATACCTGGGGCACGTGGACACGCTGCAGCCGCCGTTTTCCGCCATCCAGCGGACCGCCGCCAGCGATCTGATTCCCTGGTGCGCGGCGAACGGCACCGGCGTGATCGTCTACAGCCCGATGCATTCCGGCCTGTTGACCGGCACGTTCAGCGTACAGCGCGCGCGGGCCTTGCCGCCGGACGACTGGCGGGCGCGCCACCCGGATTTCCGGTCGCCGGACCTGGAGCGCAATCTGGCGCTGGCCGACGCCTTCAAGCCCATTGCCGAGCGGCATGGCGCGACGGTGGCCGCCGCCGCGGCGGCGTGGACGCTGGCGTGGCCGGGCGTGACGGGCGCCATTCTGGGCGCGCGCAGCGCTTCGCAGGTGGACGGGTTGATTGGCGCGGCGGAACTGGAACTGGATGCCGACGATATGCAGGCCATCGCGGACGCCATCGAACTGACCGGGGCGGGCAGCGGACCGCTGCGGCCGCCCGACGAAACAGGTTCGCTGCCCGCGAACCTGTTTGCGTGA